A single region of the Gossypium arboreum isolate Shixiya-1 chromosome 12, ASM2569848v2, whole genome shotgun sequence genome encodes:
- the LOC108476900 gene encoding uncharacterized protein LOC108476900, with protein sequence MRKYLLVIFVGVNLLLGGVNGRFYKDAEREIATNGMSAVGDPGMRRNGLRVAFEAWNFCNEVAHEAPGMGSPRAADCFDVSNSTLLHKVSEADNKLGIGKTFKGLSTEAMHRPDLYAVEKELYLGSLCEVSDSSKPWQFWMVMLKNGNFDTKAGFCPENGKPKPPFTTSKNFPCFGEGCMNQPTLNHQPTQLLGDGTMRGWFNGTYDLDADIGKGLTNLSFYEVIWEKKLGSGSWVFKHRLKTSMKYPWLMLYLRADATKGFSGGYHYETRGMLHTLPRSNFKVKFSLEIKKGGGPKSQFYLIDIGSCWKNNGEPCDGDVLTDVTRYSEMIINPDVPAWCSPTALVNCPPYHITPNNTKILRNDTANFPYGAYHYYCAPGNAQHLEQPVSLCDPYSNPQAQEIVQLLPHPIWGEYGYPTEKGQGWIGDPRTWVLDTGGLASRLYFYQDPNTPLAKRRWTSIDMGTEIFVSDKDEEAEWILSDLDVILL encoded by the exons ATGAGGAAGTATTTGTTAGTGATATTTGTAGGTGTAAATTTGCTTTTAGGTGGAGTTAATGGTAGATTTTATAAGGATGCAGAGAGGGAAATAGCTACAAATGGAATGTCGGCAGTGGGTGATCCAGGAATGAGAAGAAATGGTTTGAGGGTAGCTTTTGAAGCTTGGAACTTCTGCAATGAAGTTGCCCATGAAGCTCCTGGCATGGGGAGTCCGAGAGCTGCTGATTGTTTTGACGTTTCAA ATTCAACCCTGTTACACAAGGTATCTGAGGCAGATAACAAGCTTGGAATAGGCAAAACGTTTAAAGGATTATCTACAGAAGCAATGCATCGGCCAGATCTGTATGCAGTTGAGAAGGAGTTGTATTTGGGTTCTTTATGCGAAGTTTCAGACAGTTCAAAGCCATGGCAATTTTGGATGGTTATGttgaaaaatggaaactttgatACAAAGGCCGGTTTTTGTCCTGAAAATGGGAAACCCAAACCTCCTTTTACTACTTCAAAGAACTTTCCTTGCTTTGGAGAAGGGTGCATGAATCAACCCACTTTGAACCATCAGCCTACACAACTGTTAGGTGATGGTACAATGAGGGGATGGTTCAATGGAACTTATGATTTGGATGCTGATATTGGGAAAGGTCTTACAAATTTATCCTTTTATGAAGTGATTTGGGAGAAAAAGCTTGGTTCTGGAAGTTGGGTATTTAAGCATAGGCTCAAGACTTCAATGAAATATCCATGGTTGATGCTTTACCTTAGAGCTGATGCAACCAAAGGATTCTCTGGTGGATACCATTATGAAACAAGAGGAATGCTCCACACT CTCCCAAGATCTAATTTTAAAGTCAAGTTCTCATTAGAAATAAAAAAAGGAGGTGGACCCAAGAGCCAATTCTACCTCATTGACATAGGTAGTTGTTGGAAGAACAATGGTGAGCCTTGTGATGGTGATGTGCTGACGGATGTTACAAGATATAGTGAGATGATCATCAACCCTGATGTACCAGCTTGGTGTAGTCCCACAGCATTGGTGAATTGCCCACCATACCATATTACTCCTAACAACACAAAGATTTTAAGGAATGACACGGCCAATTTCCCATATGGAGCTTACCACTACTATTGTGCTCCTGGCAATGCTCAGCACTTGGAGCAACCTGTTAGTCTTTGCGATCCATACAGCAATCCTCAAGCACAAGAGATTGTTCAATTGTTGCCTCACCCTATATGGGGTGAATACGGATACCCAACTGAAAAGGGTCAAGGTTGGATTGGGGATCCAAGAACATGGGTGCTTGACACTGGCGGCCTAGCTAGTAGACTTTACTTCTATCAG GATCCGAATACCCCTCTAGCTAAAAGAAGATGGACATCTATCGATATGGGCACTGAAATTTTTGTTAGTGACAAAGATGAAGAGGCAGAATGGATCCTTAGTGACTTAGATGTTATTCtcttatga